One segment of Nitrospirota bacterium DNA contains the following:
- a CDS encoding tetratricopeptide repeat protein: MAEQWYESGLALFEQERYHEALIEFLRAENVFRELDARGQPFSRPLANGISGLANTLVMSGRCCQKLGNYSQAITHYETSLINAKFEKKKPFHEFLKQLTEDMTYCYERVLDGLSVDERNRLIERDPDLDVSFRFPYSLPPALIPLARLYDLAPQRYSRYAPFYERAQERDASLRRSSRTSDESAMKRMSFYVWGILSAVWIMYALIVIRILVK; encoded by the coding sequence ATGGCCGAACAGTGGTATGAATCGGGCCTTGCGCTGTTCGAGCAGGAGCGGTACCACGAAGCACTCATAGAATTCCTCAGGGCTGAGAACGTCTTCCGGGAACTGGATGCCCGGGGCCAGCCCTTTTCGCGTCCGCTCGCGAATGGGATATCCGGTCTCGCGAACACGCTGGTCATGTCCGGCCGGTGCTGCCAGAAACTCGGCAACTATAGCCAGGCGATCACCCATTACGAGACCAGCCTCATCAATGCCAAGTTTGAAAAAAAGAAGCCCTTTCACGAATTCCTGAAACAACTCACCGAAGACATGACCTATTGCTACGAACGGGTTCTGGACGGTCTTTCCGTTGACGAACGGAACAGGCTGATCGAGCGCGACCCCGATCTGGACGTGTCGTTCCGGTTCCCTTATTCACTCCCGCCGGCCCTCATTCCTCTGGCGCGTCTCTATGACCTTGCCCCGCAGCGCTACAGCCGGTATGCACCCTTCTATGAGCGCGCCCAGGAGCGCGATGCCAGCCTTCGGCGGTCATCGAGGACTTCGGATGAATCTGCCATGAAGAGAATGAGCTTCTACGTCTGGGGCATTCTGTCAGCGGTATGGATCATGTATGCCCTCATCGTGATCCGGATCCTGGTGAAGTAG